Proteins encoded in a region of the Podarcis muralis chromosome 2, rPodMur119.hap1.1, whole genome shotgun sequence genome:
- the LOC114588406 gene encoding uncharacterized protein LOC114588406 isoform X1 encodes MGGGGESLIRNRLPREIQLRLNSFLALEINYCCSETQGFPFLKPKVRLRMEREEETSNLDPQDPKTEEMPRNSSSEGDQTASAALAAATAAVAAITTVAGIQSRIFARLATRRKLLPRGRDDLAELEEMVETAASVRLRAVVESSIDSLKAMMCSCLFQSPAVLAGLIDELYIMERAFWVQPGRSEWWEKVVLPHWDDQLWQENFRMSRRTFMELCDRLRPVLERQTTNMRAPITVEKQLAIAVWKLATPDSYRSVAECFGVGRSTVSRIVMEVCQALYDVYHHVVHLAGAQEVMEGFAAKGFPHCIGVLDATHIPIIAPAHRATEYINSKGYYSMVLQVLVDHRGRFTDVYAGRSGKLPGARIFRGSPIFRAMNQGTFGPSVTVDVGGEQLKPVILGDPAYPLLAWLMTPYGGHLDARQQRFNDALGRCHAVAESAFERLRGRWRCLLSRLDVRERYAPRVIVACCILHNICETRGEPLQEGWQEVVRSVSRSYQQPERQLVYAANPRAREIRDLLSTYMERREWGKSD; translated from the exons atggggggggggggggaatccctaaTCAGGAATAGACTTCCGCGTGAAATTCAGCTCCGGCTCAATTCATTTCTGGCCCTGGAAATAAATTATTGCTGCTCAGAAACACAAG GTTTTCCTTTCTTAAAGCCTAAGGTGAGGTTGAGgatggagagagaagaagaaacatCGAACCTGGACCCCCAGGACCCTAAGACAGAGGAGATGCCAAGGAATAGCAGCTCAG AAGGCGATCAGACGGCATCAGCTGCTCTCGCCGCCGCCACAGCTGCCGTGGCCGCCATCACAACCGTCGCGGGGATCCAGTCGCGCATCTTTGCGCGGCTGGCGACACGCCGGAAGCTTCTGCCGCGAGGGCGCGACGACCTGGCCGAGCTGGAGGAGATGGTGGAGACGGCTGCATCGGTGCGCCTCCGGGCGGTGGTGGAATCGAGCATCGACTCTCTGAAGGCCATGATGTGCTCGTGCCTCTTCCAGTCGCCGGCCGTCCTGGCCGGCCTGATCGACGAACTCTACATCAtggagagggccttctgggtgcaGCCGGGCCGCTCCGAATGGTGGGAGAAGGTGGTTCTGCCCCACTGGGACGACCAACTCTGGCAGGAGAACTTCCGCATGAGCCGGAGGACCTTCATGGAGCTGTGCGACCGGCTCAGGCCCGTCCTCGAGCGGCAGACCACCAACATGCGCGCTCCGATCACCGTCGAGAAGCAGCTGGCCATCGCCGTCTGGAAGCTGGCCACCCCGGATAGCTATCGCTCGGTGGCCGAGTGCTTTGGGGTGGGCCGCTCCACGGTCTCCAGGATCGTCATGGAAGTCTGCCAAGCGCTCTACGACGTCTACCACCACGTGGTCCACCTGGCCGGTGCCCAGGAGGTGATGGAAGGCTTCGCTGCCAAGGGCTTCCCCCACTGCATCGGAGTCCTCgacgccacccacatccctatcatTGCCCCGGCACACAGAGCCACCGAGTACATCAACAGCAAAGGCTACTACTCCATGGTCCTGCAAGTACTGGTGGACCACAGAGGCAGGTTCACGGACGTCTACGCGGGGCGCTCCGGGAAGCTTCCCGGAGCCCGGATTTTCCGCGGCTCGCCCATCTTCCGTGCCATGAACCAAGGCACCTTTGGTCCCAGCGTGACCGTGGACGTGGGAGGCGAGCAGTTGAAGCCGGTGATCCTTGGAGACCCCGCTTACCCGCTGCTGGCCTGGCTGATGACTCCGTATGGCGGGCACTTGGACGCCCGCCAGCAGCGGTTCAACGACGCCCTTGGCCGCTGCCACGCGGTGGCAGAGTCCGCCTTCGAGCGCCTCCGGGGCCGCTGGCGGTGCCTGCTCTCCCGCCTGGACGTGAGGGAGCGCTACGCCCCCCGGGTCATCGTGGCCTGCTGCATCCTGCACAACATTTGCGAGACCAGAGGCGAGCCTCTCCAGGAAGGCTGGCAGGAAGTGGTGAGGTCCGTCTCGCGGTCTTACCAGCAGCCGGAGAGGCAGCTGGTGTACGCGGCCAACCCCCGAGCGCGGGAGATCAGGGATCTTTTGAGCACGTACATGGAAAGGAGAGAGTGGGGGAAGTCGGACTGA
- the LOC114588406 gene encoding uncharacterized protein LOC114588406 isoform X2 has translation MQTGGWCKEDADQAGSSGNPPKVRLRMEREEETSNLDPQDPKTEEMPRNSSSEGDQTASAALAAATAAVAAITTVAGIQSRIFARLATRRKLLPRGRDDLAELEEMVETAASVRLRAVVESSIDSLKAMMCSCLFQSPAVLAGLIDELYIMERAFWVQPGRSEWWEKVVLPHWDDQLWQENFRMSRRTFMELCDRLRPVLERQTTNMRAPITVEKQLAIAVWKLATPDSYRSVAECFGVGRSTVSRIVMEVCQALYDVYHHVVHLAGAQEVMEGFAAKGFPHCIGVLDATHIPIIAPAHRATEYINSKGYYSMVLQVLVDHRGRFTDVYAGRSGKLPGARIFRGSPIFRAMNQGTFGPSVTVDVGGEQLKPVILGDPAYPLLAWLMTPYGGHLDARQQRFNDALGRCHAVAESAFERLRGRWRCLLSRLDVRERYAPRVIVACCILHNICETRGEPLQEGWQEVVRSVSRSYQQPERQLVYAANPRAREIRDLLSTYMERREWGKSD, from the exons ATGCAAACGGGAGGATGGTGTAAGGAAGACGCCGACCAGGCTGGATCAAGTGGGAATCCG CCTAAGGTGAGGTTGAGgatggagagagaagaagaaacatCGAACCTGGACCCCCAGGACCCTAAGACAGAGGAGATGCCAAGGAATAGCAGCTCAG AAGGCGATCAGACGGCATCAGCTGCTCTCGCCGCCGCCACAGCTGCCGTGGCCGCCATCACAACCGTCGCGGGGATCCAGTCGCGCATCTTTGCGCGGCTGGCGACACGCCGGAAGCTTCTGCCGCGAGGGCGCGACGACCTGGCCGAGCTGGAGGAGATGGTGGAGACGGCTGCATCGGTGCGCCTCCGGGCGGTGGTGGAATCGAGCATCGACTCTCTGAAGGCCATGATGTGCTCGTGCCTCTTCCAGTCGCCGGCCGTCCTGGCCGGCCTGATCGACGAACTCTACATCAtggagagggccttctgggtgcaGCCGGGCCGCTCCGAATGGTGGGAGAAGGTGGTTCTGCCCCACTGGGACGACCAACTCTGGCAGGAGAACTTCCGCATGAGCCGGAGGACCTTCATGGAGCTGTGCGACCGGCTCAGGCCCGTCCTCGAGCGGCAGACCACCAACATGCGCGCTCCGATCACCGTCGAGAAGCAGCTGGCCATCGCCGTCTGGAAGCTGGCCACCCCGGATAGCTATCGCTCGGTGGCCGAGTGCTTTGGGGTGGGCCGCTCCACGGTCTCCAGGATCGTCATGGAAGTCTGCCAAGCGCTCTACGACGTCTACCACCACGTGGTCCACCTGGCCGGTGCCCAGGAGGTGATGGAAGGCTTCGCTGCCAAGGGCTTCCCCCACTGCATCGGAGTCCTCgacgccacccacatccctatcatTGCCCCGGCACACAGAGCCACCGAGTACATCAACAGCAAAGGCTACTACTCCATGGTCCTGCAAGTACTGGTGGACCACAGAGGCAGGTTCACGGACGTCTACGCGGGGCGCTCCGGGAAGCTTCCCGGAGCCCGGATTTTCCGCGGCTCGCCCATCTTCCGTGCCATGAACCAAGGCACCTTTGGTCCCAGCGTGACCGTGGACGTGGGAGGCGAGCAGTTGAAGCCGGTGATCCTTGGAGACCCCGCTTACCCGCTGCTGGCCTGGCTGATGACTCCGTATGGCGGGCACTTGGACGCCCGCCAGCAGCGGTTCAACGACGCCCTTGGCCGCTGCCACGCGGTGGCAGAGTCCGCCTTCGAGCGCCTCCGGGGCCGCTGGCGGTGCCTGCTCTCCCGCCTGGACGTGAGGGAGCGCTACGCCCCCCGGGTCATCGTGGCCTGCTGCATCCTGCACAACATTTGCGAGACCAGAGGCGAGCCTCTCCAGGAAGGCTGGCAGGAAGTGGTGAGGTCCGTCTCGCGGTCTTACCAGCAGCCGGAGAGGCAGCTGGTGTACGCGGCCAACCCCCGAGCGCGGGAGATCAGGGATCTTTTGAGCACGTACATGGAAAGGAGAGAGTGGGGGAAGTCGGACTGA
- the LOC114588406 gene encoding uncharacterized protein LOC114588406 isoform X3 yields the protein MEREEETSNLDPQDPKTEEMPRNSSSEGDQTASAALAAATAAVAAITTVAGIQSRIFARLATRRKLLPRGRDDLAELEEMVETAASVRLRAVVESSIDSLKAMMCSCLFQSPAVLAGLIDELYIMERAFWVQPGRSEWWEKVVLPHWDDQLWQENFRMSRRTFMELCDRLRPVLERQTTNMRAPITVEKQLAIAVWKLATPDSYRSVAECFGVGRSTVSRIVMEVCQALYDVYHHVVHLAGAQEVMEGFAAKGFPHCIGVLDATHIPIIAPAHRATEYINSKGYYSMVLQVLVDHRGRFTDVYAGRSGKLPGARIFRGSPIFRAMNQGTFGPSVTVDVGGEQLKPVILGDPAYPLLAWLMTPYGGHLDARQQRFNDALGRCHAVAESAFERLRGRWRCLLSRLDVRERYAPRVIVACCILHNICETRGEPLQEGWQEVVRSVSRSYQQPERQLVYAANPRAREIRDLLSTYMERREWGKSD from the exons atggagagagaagaagaaacatCGAACCTGGACCCCCAGGACCCTAAGACAGAGGAGATGCCAAGGAATAGCAGCTCAG AAGGCGATCAGACGGCATCAGCTGCTCTCGCCGCCGCCACAGCTGCCGTGGCCGCCATCACAACCGTCGCGGGGATCCAGTCGCGCATCTTTGCGCGGCTGGCGACACGCCGGAAGCTTCTGCCGCGAGGGCGCGACGACCTGGCCGAGCTGGAGGAGATGGTGGAGACGGCTGCATCGGTGCGCCTCCGGGCGGTGGTGGAATCGAGCATCGACTCTCTGAAGGCCATGATGTGCTCGTGCCTCTTCCAGTCGCCGGCCGTCCTGGCCGGCCTGATCGACGAACTCTACATCAtggagagggccttctgggtgcaGCCGGGCCGCTCCGAATGGTGGGAGAAGGTGGTTCTGCCCCACTGGGACGACCAACTCTGGCAGGAGAACTTCCGCATGAGCCGGAGGACCTTCATGGAGCTGTGCGACCGGCTCAGGCCCGTCCTCGAGCGGCAGACCACCAACATGCGCGCTCCGATCACCGTCGAGAAGCAGCTGGCCATCGCCGTCTGGAAGCTGGCCACCCCGGATAGCTATCGCTCGGTGGCCGAGTGCTTTGGGGTGGGCCGCTCCACGGTCTCCAGGATCGTCATGGAAGTCTGCCAAGCGCTCTACGACGTCTACCACCACGTGGTCCACCTGGCCGGTGCCCAGGAGGTGATGGAAGGCTTCGCTGCCAAGGGCTTCCCCCACTGCATCGGAGTCCTCgacgccacccacatccctatcatTGCCCCGGCACACAGAGCCACCGAGTACATCAACAGCAAAGGCTACTACTCCATGGTCCTGCAAGTACTGGTGGACCACAGAGGCAGGTTCACGGACGTCTACGCGGGGCGCTCCGGGAAGCTTCCCGGAGCCCGGATTTTCCGCGGCTCGCCCATCTTCCGTGCCATGAACCAAGGCACCTTTGGTCCCAGCGTGACCGTGGACGTGGGAGGCGAGCAGTTGAAGCCGGTGATCCTTGGAGACCCCGCTTACCCGCTGCTGGCCTGGCTGATGACTCCGTATGGCGGGCACTTGGACGCCCGCCAGCAGCGGTTCAACGACGCCCTTGGCCGCTGCCACGCGGTGGCAGAGTCCGCCTTCGAGCGCCTCCGGGGCCGCTGGCGGTGCCTGCTCTCCCGCCTGGACGTGAGGGAGCGCTACGCCCCCCGGGTCATCGTGGCCTGCTGCATCCTGCACAACATTTGCGAGACCAGAGGCGAGCCTCTCCAGGAAGGCTGGCAGGAAGTGGTGAGGTCCGTCTCGCGGTCTTACCAGCAGCCGGAGAGGCAGCTGGTGTACGCGGCCAACCCCCGAGCGCGGGAGATCAGGGATCTTTTGAGCACGTACATGGAAAGGAGAGAGTGGGGGAAGTCGGACTGA